In Chelonia mydas isolate rCheMyd1 chromosome 10, rCheMyd1.pri.v2, whole genome shotgun sequence, a single window of DNA contains:
- the PLD6 gene encoding mitochondrial cardiolipin hydrolase, with the protein MWPGLEALPWRWAGGAALALGLALEALALLVRGWRRRRRAPRREVLFFPSPVTCTAALLGEPGPAPCPCPLPHGDSPLARLLRRLLSARRSLELCLFAFSSPQLGRAVQLLHRRGVRVRLVTDADYMALSGSQVGRLRQAGIQVRHDQESGYMHHKFAIVDKKMLITGSLNWTTQAIQNNRENVLIVEDAEYVEPFLAEFERIWEEYNPANYTFFPNQKEQK; encoded by the exons ATGTGGCCGGGCCTCGAGGCGTTGCCATGGCGCTGGGCGGGCGGCGCGGCCCTGGCGCTCGGGCTGGCGCTGGAGGCGCTGGCGCTGCTGGTGCGCgggtggcggcggcggcgccggGCCCCGCGGCGCGAGGTGCTCTTCTTCCCGTCGCCGGTCACCTGCACCGCGGCGCTGCTGGGCGAGCCGGGCCCcgcgccctgcccctgcccgctGCCGCACGGCGACAGCCCGCTCGCCCGCCTGCTGCGCCGCCTGCTCTCGGCGCGCCGCTCCCTGGAGCTCTGCCTCTTCGCCTTCTCCAGCCCGCAGCTGGGCCGCGCCGTGCAGCTGCTGCACCGCCGGGGCGTGCGCGTGCGCCTCGTCACCGACGCCGACTACATGGCGCTCAGCGGCTCGCAGGTCGGCCGCCTGCGGCAGGCGG GGATTCAGGTGCGTCACGACCAGGAGAGTGGCTACATGCACCACAAATTTGCTATTGTGGACAAAAAGATGCTCATCACTGGTTCCCTCAACTGGACCACTCAAGCTATCCAGAACAACCGTGAGAACGTGCTGATTGTGGAGGATGCGGAGTATGTGGAGCCATTCCTGGCAGAGTTTGAAAGGATTTGGGAAGAGTACAATCCAGCTAATTATACATTTTTCCCCAACCAAAAGGAACAGAAATGA